A section of the Pseudomonas sp. Q1-7 genome encodes:
- a CDS encoding class I SAM-dependent methyltransferase, giving the protein MSLTAFYNATEGQPARFTLLTALAYWDGPPSHALDLGCGAGRDTLELLRRGWRVLAVDAEPEALARLDAQVDDQRRALLQSHCGRFESLPLPPAQLVNSSFALPLCPPAAFPGLWLSICNALSEGGLFAGHLFGERDDWADNGITILRRHQLEELLCGWDVLMLEEKEEDGVTAKGRNKHWHLFSVVARRL; this is encoded by the coding sequence ATGAGCCTCACCGCGTTTTACAACGCTACCGAGGGCCAGCCCGCCCGCTTCACCTTGCTCACCGCCCTGGCGTACTGGGACGGACCGCCCAGCCACGCCCTGGACCTGGGCTGCGGCGCGGGCCGCGACACCCTGGAACTGCTCCGGCGCGGCTGGCGGGTGCTCGCGGTGGACGCCGAGCCCGAGGCCCTGGCCCGCCTGGACGCCCAGGTCGACGACCAAAGGCGCGCGCTGCTGCAGAGCCATTGCGGTCGTTTCGAGTCCCTGCCCCTGCCTCCGGCGCAACTGGTGAATTCCAGCTTCGCCCTGCCCCTCTGCCCACCCGCCGCCTTTCCCGGTCTCTGGCTGTCGATCTGCAATGCGCTGTCGGAGGGGGGCCTGTTCGCCGGCCACCTGTTCGGCGAGCGGGACGACTGGGCCGACAACGGCATCACCATCCTGCGTCGGCACCAGTTGGAGGAACTGCTGTGCGGTTGGGACGTGCTGATGCTGGAAGAAAAGGAAGAAGACGGCGTCACCGCCAAGGGCCGCAACAAGCACTGGCACCTGTTCTCGGTGGTCGCCCGGCGCCTTTGA
- a CDS encoding RluA family pseudouridine synthase, with product MPLSQIEFIHQDDALLVVNKPTLLLSVPGRAEDNKDCLITRLQENGYPEARIVHRLDWETSGLIVLARDADSHRELSRQFHDRETEKAYTALCWGEPELDSGRIELPLRYDPPTKPRHVVDFEHGRHALTFWRVVERCGHYSRVELTPITGRSHQLRVHMLSIGHPLLGDRLYANPEALAAHERLCLHASLLCLTHPQTGERLRFECPAPF from the coding sequence ATGCCGCTTTCCCAGATCGAATTCATTCACCAGGACGACGCCCTGCTGGTGGTCAACAAGCCCACCCTGCTGCTGTCGGTGCCCGGTCGCGCCGAAGACAACAAGGACTGCCTGATCACCCGCCTGCAGGAGAACGGCTACCCGGAGGCGCGCATCGTCCACCGCCTGGACTGGGAGACCTCCGGCCTGATCGTCCTGGCCCGCGATGCCGACAGCCACCGCGAGCTGTCCCGCCAGTTCCACGACCGCGAGACCGAGAAGGCCTACACCGCCCTCTGCTGGGGCGAGCCGGAACTGGACAGCGGCCGCATCGAACTGCCCTTGCGCTACGACCCGCCGACCAAGCCGCGCCATGTGGTGGACTTCGAACACGGCCGCCATGCCCTCACCTTCTGGCGGGTCGTCGAGCGCTGCGGCCACTACAGCCGCGTCGAGCTGACCCCCATCACCGGCCGCTCGCACCAGTTGCGCGTGCACATGCTGTCCATCGGCCACCCGCTGCTCGGTGACCGGCTCTACGCCAACCCCGAAGCGCTGGCCGCCCATGAGCGTCTCTGCCTGCACGCCAGCCTGCTCTGCCTGACCCATCCCCAGACGGGTGAACGCCTGAGATTCGAGTGCCCGGCGCCGTTCTGA
- the minE gene encoding cell division topological specificity factor MinE encodes MNIFDFFRERKKQSSASIAKERLQIIVAHERGQRSQPDYLPALQKDLVDVIRKYVDIDQEQVQVLLEDQGNCSILELNITLPDR; translated from the coding sequence ATGAACATTTTCGACTTCTTTCGCGAGCGGAAGAAGCAGAGTAGCGCTTCGATCGCTAAGGAACGACTCCAGATCATCGTTGCCCACGAACGTGGCCAGCGCAGCCAGCCGGACTACCTGCCAGCCCTGCAGAAGGACCTGGTGGACGTGATCCGCAAGTATGTCGACATCGACCAGGAGCAGGTTCAGGTCCTGCTGGAGGACCAGGGCAACTGCTCCATCCTCGAGCTGAACATCACCTTGCCCGATCGTTGA
- the minD gene encoding septum site-determining protein MinD: MAKILVVTSGKGGVGKTTTSAAIGTGLALRGHKTVIVDFDVGLRNLDLIMGCERRVVYDFVNVINGEASLTQALIKDKRLENLYVLAASQTRDKDALTLEGVGKVIEELSQNFEYVVCDSPAGIEKGAHLAMYYADEAIVVTNPEVSSVRDSDRMLGLLASKSRRAEKGEDPIKERLLLTRYNPERVTKGEMLGVEDVEEILAINLLGVIPESQAVLKASNQGIPVILDDQSDAGQAYSDAVDRLLGKELPHRFLDVQKKGLLQRLFGGRE, from the coding sequence TTGGCCAAGATCCTCGTTGTCACGTCCGGCAAGGGTGGTGTGGGTAAAACCACCACCAGCGCCGCAATCGGTACCGGTCTCGCACTGCGCGGTCACAAGACCGTCATCGTCGACTTCGACGTTGGCCTGCGCAACCTGGACCTGATCATGGGTTGTGAACGCCGCGTGGTGTACGACTTCGTCAACGTCATCAATGGCGAAGCGAGCCTCACCCAGGCCCTGATCAAGGACAAGCGCCTTGAGAACCTCTACGTCCTAGCCGCCAGCCAGACGCGTGACAAGGACGCGCTGACCCTCGAAGGCGTCGGTAAGGTCATCGAGGAGCTGTCCCAGAACTTCGAATACGTGGTCTGCGACTCGCCGGCGGGCATCGAGAAAGGCGCCCACCTGGCCATGTACTACGCCGACGAAGCGATCGTCGTGACCAACCCGGAAGTCTCTTCCGTCCGCGACTCCGACCGTATGCTCGGCCTGCTGGCCAGCAAGTCCCGCCGTGCCGAGAAGGGCGAGGACCCGATCAAGGAGCGCCTGCTCCTGACCCGCTACAACCCCGAGCGCGTCACCAAGGGCGAAATGCTCGGTGTCGAAGACGTCGAGGAAATCCTCGCCATCAACCTGCTCGGCGTCATCCCGGAATCCCAGGCGGTACTCAAGGCCTCCAACCAGGGTATTCCGGTCATCCTCGACGACCAGAGCGACGCCGGCCAGGCGTACAGCGATGCCGTCGATCGCCTGCTCGGCAAGGAGCTGCCCCACCGCTTCCTCGACGTGCAGAAGAAAGGACTCTTACAACGCCTGTTTGGAGGCCGTGAATGA
- the minC gene encoding septum site-determining protein MinC, producing MSQADLLDQDPVFQLKGSMLAITVMELAHNDLERLDRQLDEKVAQAPNFFQNTPLVMALDKLPDGEPELDLPALLDTCRRHGLRTLAIRASREEHIKAADALDIPVLPPSGARERPIDPVEPRAKKAVEKPAEPPKPEVQPTKIITTPVRGGQQVYAPGGDLVVLAAVSPGAELLADGNIHVYGPMRGRALAGIKGDTKARIFCRQLAAELVSVAGQYKVADDLRRDPLWGQQVQVSLSGDVLNITRL from the coding sequence ATGAGCCAAGCCGACCTTCTCGACCAAGATCCCGTGTTCCAGCTCAAGGGCAGCATGCTCGCCATCACCGTGATGGAACTGGCCCATAACGACCTCGAACGCCTGGACCGGCAACTGGACGAGAAAGTCGCCCAGGCCCCCAACTTCTTCCAGAACACCCCACTGGTGATGGCGCTGGACAAGCTGCCGGACGGCGAGCCAGAACTGGACCTGCCCGCGCTGCTGGACACCTGCCGCCGCCACGGCCTGCGGACCCTGGCCATCCGGGCCAGCCGCGAAGAACACATCAAGGCCGCCGACGCCCTGGATATCCCGGTACTGCCGCCGTCCGGCGCCCGCGAACGGCCCATCGACCCGGTGGAACCCAGGGCGAAGAAGGCCGTCGAAAAGCCCGCCGAGCCGCCGAAGCCCGAGGTGCAACCAACCAAGATCATCACCACCCCGGTGCGCGGTGGCCAACAGGTCTACGCCCCCGGCGGCGACCTGGTGGTGCTGGCCGCGGTCAGCCCCGGCGCGGAACTTCTCGCCGACGGCAACATCCATGTGTACGGACCAATGCGCGGCCGTGCGCTGGCCGGCATCAAGGGCGATACCAAGGCGCGGATATTCTGCCGCCAACTGGCCGCCGAACTCGTCTCGGTGGCCGGCCAGTACAAGGTTGCCGACGACCTGCGCCGCGACCCGCTGTGGGGTCAGCAAGTGCAGGTCAGCCTGTCGGGAGACGTGTTGAACATCACCCGCCTTTAA
- a CDS encoding lipid A biosynthesis lauroyl acyltransferase, with protein sequence MDRPQFRPQFFHPRYWALWLGLGLLWLITLLPYRVQLGLGRMLGKLMLWGAGSRRKIARRNLELCFPELSAAERDRLLRENFASTGIAFFEMAMSWWWPRARLAKLSHIEGLEHLQKAQAQGQGVILMALHFTTLEIGAALLGQVHTIDGMYREHKNALFDFIQRRGRERHNLDASAIEREDVRAMLKVLRAGRAIWYAPDQDYGRKQSLFVPLFGVEAATVTATTKFARLGRAIVLPFTQRRLEDGSGYRLVIHPPLADFPGETEEADCLRINQWVEEAVRECPEQYLWAHRRFKTRPEGAPRLY encoded by the coding sequence ATGGATAGACCTCAATTTCGCCCACAGTTCTTTCACCCGCGCTATTGGGCGCTGTGGCTGGGGCTGGGGTTGCTCTGGCTGATCACCCTGTTGCCATACCGGGTGCAACTGGGCCTGGGTCGCATGCTGGGGAAGCTGATGCTGTGGGGCGCCGGTTCCCGGCGCAAGATCGCCCGGCGCAACCTGGAACTGTGCTTCCCGGAGCTGTCCGCTGCCGAGCGTGACCGGCTGCTGCGCGAGAACTTCGCGTCCACCGGCATCGCCTTCTTCGAAATGGCCATGAGCTGGTGGTGGCCCAGGGCGCGCCTGGCGAAGCTGTCCCATATAGAAGGCCTGGAGCATCTGCAGAAGGCCCAGGCGCAAGGGCAGGGGGTGATCCTCATGGCCCTGCATTTCACCACCCTGGAAATTGGCGCGGCGTTGCTCGGCCAGGTGCACACCATCGACGGCATGTACCGCGAGCACAAGAACGCGCTGTTCGACTTCATTCAGCGCCGCGGCCGCGAGCGCCACAACCTGGATGCCTCCGCGATCGAGCGCGAAGACGTGCGCGCCATGCTCAAGGTGCTGCGTGCCGGCCGCGCCATCTGGTATGCCCCGGACCAGGACTACGGCCGCAAGCAGAGCCTTTTCGTGCCTCTGTTCGGCGTCGAGGCCGCCACTGTGACCGCCACCACCAAGTTCGCCCGCCTGGGGCGCGCCATTGTCCTGCCCTTCACCCAGCGCCGCCTGGAGGACGGCTCCGGCTACCGGCTGGTGATCCATCCGCCGCTGGCCGATTTCCCCGGCGAAACCGAGGAAGCCGACTGCCTGCGCATCAACCAATGGGTGGAAGAAGCGGTGCGCGAATGCCCGGAGCAGTACCTCTGGGCCCATCGCCGATTCAAGACCCGTCCGGAAGGCGCGCCCAGGCTCTACTGA
- a CDS encoding patatin-like phospholipase family protein — translation MDSSSTTQKPVTGLILSGGGSRAAYQVGVLGAIADLLPDAACNPFPVIVGTSAGAVNAVGLACGALHFSQAVRRLNTVWQGFRCGQIYRSDWPGVLRQSSRFFGHSLLGLGRDIPAALLDNAPLHDLLARELDFSGISAAVRTRQLRAVAVTAFGYESGQAVTFYQGRATIDPWYRHRRVGVPTRLSVEHLMASAAIPLLFPAVRLGREYFGDGAVRQTAPISPALHLGASRVLVVGVSGNPLGMNLTAEVAQAQIGRPPTLAQIGGHLLNSTFIDNLESDIELLERINHMSRAIPPESRPRNLSSQQVDVLVISPSRPLDEIAARHRREMPRAIRTFLRGPGATRASGAGVLSYLLFEPGYCNELIELGYQDAMAKRDALQRFLGLETAPVRPQVIPALQP, via the coding sequence ATGGATTCCAGCTCCACCACCCAGAAGCCCGTGACCGGGCTGATCCTCTCCGGTGGCGGATCCCGAGCGGCCTATCAGGTAGGGGTGTTGGGGGCCATCGCCGACCTGCTGCCGGATGCCGCCTGCAACCCCTTTCCGGTGATAGTCGGCACCTCCGCCGGTGCGGTGAATGCCGTCGGCCTGGCCTGCGGCGCGCTGCATTTCAGTCAGGCAGTCCGCCGCCTCAATACGGTCTGGCAAGGGTTCCGTTGCGGGCAGATTTATCGCAGCGACTGGCCCGGCGTGCTGCGCCAGAGCTCGCGCTTCTTCGGCCACAGCCTGCTCGGTCTCGGCCGTGACATCCCGGCGGCACTGCTGGACAACGCTCCACTGCACGACCTGCTGGCGCGCGAACTGGACTTCAGCGGTATTTCCGCCGCCGTGCGCACCCGCCAGTTGCGCGCCGTGGCCGTGACCGCCTTCGGCTATGAAAGCGGCCAGGCGGTAACCTTCTACCAGGGGCGAGCCACCATCGATCCCTGGTACCGCCATCGACGGGTCGGGGTGCCGACCCGCCTCAGCGTCGAACACCTGATGGCCAGTGCGGCCATTCCCCTGCTGTTCCCGGCGGTACGCCTGGGGCGCGAGTACTTCGGCGACGGCGCGGTGCGGCAGACGGCCCCCATCAGCCCGGCGCTGCACCTGGGGGCCAGCCGGGTGCTGGTGGTGGGCGTGAGCGGCAACCCGCTGGGCATGAACCTCACTGCGGAGGTGGCGCAGGCGCAGATCGGGCGTCCGCCGACCCTGGCGCAGATCGGCGGACACCTGCTGAACAGCACCTTCATCGACAACCTGGAAAGCGACATCGAACTGCTGGAGCGGATCAATCACATGAGTCGGGCCATTCCGCCCGAGTCGCGGCCGCGCAACCTGAGTTCGCAACAGGTGGACGTGCTGGTGATCTCGCCGAGCCGGCCGCTGGACGAGATCGCCGCCCGCCATCGCCGCGAGATGCCCCGCGCGATCCGCACCTTCCTGCGCGGGCCGGGGGCGACCCGGGCGAGCGGGGCGGGCGTGCTCAGCTACTTGCTGTTCGAACCGGGTTACTGCAACGAACTGATCGAACTGGGGTACCAGGACGCCATGGCCAAGCGCGATGCCCTGCAGCGCTTCCTTGGCCTGGAGACAGCGCCGGTGCGTCCCCAGGTCATTCCCGCGCTCCAGCCCTAG
- a CDS encoding pirin family protein, protein MSDRQILEQRPGQPASDGAGVNLTRVFAEQGVPRFDPFLMLDEFGSANPDDYVAGFPAHPHRGFETITYMIEGRMRHEDHLGNSGLLQNGGVQWMTAARGIIHSEMPEQEEGVMRGFQIWLNLPGKDKMGDPGYRDFDPAEIPRVRLENGVEALVIAGRFEADGISQDGAVQRPHTEPQILDLHLPAGGRVSPRLADGLRVMLYVYEGEVQVNGHTIGQGRLARLSDSGALELASDADSKVLLLAGRPLGEPIVQYGPFVMNSREEIEQALRDYRDGRFGG, encoded by the coding sequence ATGAGCGACCGCCAGATTCTCGAACAACGTCCGGGCCAACCCGCCTCCGACGGCGCCGGGGTCAACCTGACCCGTGTCTTCGCCGAGCAGGGCGTGCCGCGCTTCGATCCCTTCCTGATGCTCGACGAATTCGGCTCAGCCAACCCGGACGACTACGTCGCCGGCTTCCCGGCGCACCCGCACCGAGGTTTCGAGACCATTACCTACATGATCGAAGGCCGCATGCGCCACGAGGATCACCTGGGCAACAGCGGCCTGCTGCAGAACGGCGGCGTGCAATGGATGACCGCGGCGCGCGGCATCATCCACAGCGAGATGCCGGAGCAGGAGGAAGGCGTGATGCGCGGCTTCCAGATCTGGCTCAACCTGCCGGGCAAGGACAAGATGGGCGACCCCGGCTACCGCGACTTCGACCCGGCGGAGATTCCGCGCGTGCGCCTGGAGAACGGCGTGGAAGCCCTGGTGATCGCCGGGCGCTTCGAGGCCGACGGCATATCCCAGGACGGCGCCGTGCAACGCCCCCACACCGAACCGCAGATCCTCGACCTGCATCTGCCTGCCGGCGGACGGGTGTCGCCGCGACTGGCCGATGGCTTGCGGGTGATGCTCTACGTCTACGAGGGCGAAGTGCAGGTCAACGGCCACACCATCGGCCAGGGTCGCCTGGCGCGGCTTTCCGACAGCGGTGCGCTGGAACTGGCCAGTGACGCGGACAGCAAGGTCCTGCTGCTGGCCGGCCGCCCCCTTGGCGAACCCATCGTGCAGTACGGCCCCTTCGTGATGAACAGCCGTGAGGAGATCGAACAGGCCTTGCGCGACTACCGCGACGGCCGCTTCGGCGGCTGA
- a CDS encoding MlaA family lipoprotein translates to MLCSGLAWAQEPDQDGFTQPLKDLEFNPGLDQREFERATLDALNVYDPLESWNRRIYHFNYRFDEWVFLPVVHGYRYITPGFVRSGVSNFFSNLGDVPNLLNSLLQLKGQRSMEITGRLLLNTTIGVVGLWDPATRMGLPRQTEDFGQTLGFYGVSEGPYLMLPVLGPSNLRDTGGLVVDYVADYQINFLNVPEVSSDHPEITLLRAVDKRYTTKFRYGQLNSPFEYEKLRYVYTESRRLQIAE, encoded by the coding sequence ATGCTTTGCAGCGGCCTGGCCTGGGCCCAGGAACCCGACCAGGACGGTTTCACCCAACCGCTCAAGGATCTCGAGTTCAACCCCGGCCTGGACCAGCGTGAATTCGAGCGCGCCACCCTGGACGCGCTGAACGTCTATGACCCCCTGGAGTCCTGGAACCGCCGGATCTACCACTTCAACTACCGCTTCGACGAATGGGTGTTCCTGCCGGTGGTGCATGGCTACCGGTACATCACACCGGGCTTCGTGCGCAGTGGGGTGAGCAACTTCTTCAGTAACCTGGGCGATGTGCCCAACCTGCTGAACAGCCTGCTGCAACTGAAGGGCCAGCGCTCCATGGAGATCACCGGGCGCCTGCTGCTCAACACCACGATCGGGGTCGTCGGTCTCTGGGACCCGGCCACCCGCATGGGCCTGCCCAGGCAGACCGAGGACTTCGGCCAGACCCTGGGCTTCTACGGGGTGAGCGAAGGACCCTACCTGATGCTGCCGGTCCTCGGCCCTTCCAATCTGCGGGACACCGGTGGCCTGGTGGTGGACTACGTGGCCGACTACCAGATCAACTTCCTCAACGTCCCGGAGGTCAGCAGCGACCACCCGGAGATCACCCTGCTGCGCGCGGTGGACAAGCGCTACACGACGAAATTCCGCTACGGCCAGCTCAACTCGCCCTTCGAGTACGAGAAGCTGCGCTACGTCTACACGGAATCGCGCCGGCTGCAGATCGCCGAGTAG
- a CDS encoding serine/threonine protein kinase has product MLPLRLAALLGCLSLCAHTLAAVPDAASYGFPIANPFEATIATTPPNLRSEVPADDDIDQSDYALGLRPERESELPDNFWPVKKMRYRLARQDGPAPLIFVIAGTGGHYASTHAENLKKLFYGAGYHVVQLSSPTSYDFMAAASRHATPGLSSEDADDLYRVMQAVRAQHPDLPITDFYLTGYSLGALEAAFVSHLDETRRSFNFKRVLLLNPPVNLYTSVTNLDRLVQTRVKGIDDATTFYQVVLGKLTRYFQQKGYIDLNDALLFDFQESRQRLSNEQMAMLIGTAFRFSSSDIAFTSDLINRRGLITPVKYPINEGTSLTPFYKRALQCDFDCYITEQLIPYWRARYDGGSLAQLINQVSLYALEGYLRENRKIAVMHNADDLILGPGDLGFLRRTLGDRLTVYPRGGHCGNLNYRVNGDAMLEFFRG; this is encoded by the coding sequence ATGCTTCCTCTTCGCCTTGCCGCCCTGCTGGGCTGCCTGTCCCTCTGCGCCCACACGCTGGCCGCGGTCCCGGACGCAGCCAGTTACGGCTTTCCCATCGCCAATCCCTTCGAGGCGACCATCGCCACGACGCCGCCCAACCTGCGCAGCGAAGTACCGGCCGACGATGACATCGACCAGTCCGACTACGCCCTGGGGCTGCGCCCGGAGCGGGAAAGCGAACTGCCGGACAACTTCTGGCCGGTGAAGAAAATGCGCTACCGCCTGGCTCGGCAGGACGGGCCGGCGCCCCTGATCTTCGTCATCGCCGGCACGGGCGGCCACTACGCCAGCACGCACGCGGAGAACCTCAAGAAGCTGTTCTACGGCGCCGGCTACCACGTGGTGCAGCTGTCTTCGCCCACCAGCTACGACTTCATGGCGGCCGCCTCGCGCCACGCCACCCCCGGGCTTTCCAGCGAAGACGCCGACGATCTCTACCGGGTGATGCAGGCGGTGCGTGCCCAGCACCCGGACCTGCCGATCACCGACTTCTACCTCACCGGCTACAGCCTGGGCGCCCTCGAAGCGGCCTTCGTCAGCCACCTCGACGAGACCCGCCGCAGCTTCAACTTCAAGCGCGTGCTGCTGCTCAACCCGCCGGTGAATCTCTACACCTCGGTGACTAACCTCGATCGCCTGGTGCAGACCCGCGTCAAGGGCATCGACGACGCCACCACCTTCTACCAGGTGGTGCTGGGCAAGCTGACCCGCTACTTCCAGCAGAAGGGCTACATCGACCTCAACGACGCCCTGCTGTTCGACTTCCAGGAATCCAGGCAACGCCTGTCCAACGAGCAGATGGCGATGTTGATCGGCACCGCCTTCCGCTTCTCCTCCTCGGACATCGCCTTCACCTCGGACCTGATCAACCGCCGCGGCCTGATCACCCCGGTGAAGTACCCCATCAACGAAGGCACCAGCCTGACCCCCTTCTACAAACGCGCCCTGCAGTGCGACTTCGACTGCTACATCACCGAGCAACTGATCCCTTACTGGCGCGCCCGCTACGACGGCGGCAGCCTGGCCCAGCTGATCAACCAGGTCAGCCTCTATGCCCTGGAGGGTTACCTCAGGGAAAACCGCAAGATCGCCGTCATGCACAATGCCGACGACCTCATCCTCGGCCCGGGGGACCTGGGTTTCCTGCGCCGCACCCTGGGCGACCGCCTGACCGTCTACCCCCGTGGCGGGCACTGCGGCAACCTCAACTACCGCGTCAACGGCGACGCCATGCTGGAGTTCTTCCGTGGCTAG
- a CDS encoding glycoside hydrolase family 17 protein: MSQNARFPVLPYLLSFLLASVALIGLWYGLGKPVILPDAATPEHKLQCASYSPFDKDQSPFDQPFVLRPERMDADLALLATRFHCVRTYSMTGLEAIPELARKHGLKLMLGAWVNGNPVDTQTEIDALIKAANANPDVVQAVIVGNETLLRKEVTGAQLATLIEQVKAQVEQPVTYADVWEFWLRHPEVAPAVDFLTIHLLPYWEDDPAGIDQALRHVAEIRQVFGNRFAPKDIFIGETGWPSEGRQRETAVPSRVNEAKFIRGFVALAEQNGWGYNLIEAFDQPWKRASEGAVGGYWGLFDADRQEKGVLAGPVSNLPLWPMWLGVSGLIVLATLVLAGRPASIRAALVLPLLAALGAACIGLWGEMARVTSRFVGEWAWAAFLVGLNLVVLAHGALALSARDGVRGRLFGWLEARAGWWLAAAGFAGAVLMLALVFDARYRSFPSAALLLPALVYLFRPVAAPRREIALMAVLVGAGIVPQLYEETLGNVQAIGWAAVSTLLLAALWRCLRVRG, from the coding sequence ATGAGTCAGAACGCCCGTTTCCCTGTACTCCCCTACCTGCTGTCCTTCCTCCTCGCCAGCGTCGCCCTCATCGGCCTCTGGTACGGCCTGGGAAAACCGGTGATCCTGCCGGACGCCGCCACCCCCGAACACAAGCTGCAATGCGCGTCCTACAGCCCCTTCGACAAGGACCAGTCGCCGTTCGACCAGCCCTTCGTGCTGCGCCCCGAGCGCATGGATGCCGACCTGGCCCTGCTGGCGACCCGCTTCCACTGCGTACGCACCTATTCCATGACCGGTCTGGAAGCCATTCCGGAGCTGGCCCGCAAGCACGGCCTCAAGTTGATGCTGGGCGCCTGGGTGAACGGCAACCCGGTGGATACCCAAACGGAAATCGACGCGCTGATAAAGGCCGCCAACGCCAATCCTGACGTGGTGCAGGCGGTCATCGTGGGCAACGAGACCCTGCTGCGCAAGGAGGTCACCGGCGCCCAGTTGGCCACGCTGATCGAACAGGTCAAGGCCCAGGTCGAGCAGCCGGTCACCTATGCCGACGTCTGGGAATTCTGGCTGCGCCACCCGGAAGTGGCCCCGGCGGTGGATTTCCTCACCATTCACCTGCTGCCCTACTGGGAAGACGATCCCGCCGGGATCGACCAGGCCCTGCGCCATGTCGCCGAAATCCGCCAGGTGTTCGGCAACAGGTTCGCGCCCAAGGACATCTTCATCGGCGAGACCGGCTGGCCCAGCGAAGGCCGCCAGCGCGAAACCGCCGTGCCGAGTCGAGTCAACGAGGCGAAGTTCATCCGTGGCTTCGTCGCCCTGGCCGAGCAGAACGGCTGGGGCTACAACCTGATCGAAGCCTTCGACCAGCCCTGGAAGCGCGCCAGCGAAGGCGCGGTGGGTGGCTACTGGGGCCTGTTCGACGCCGACCGCCAGGAGAAGGGCGTGCTCGCCGGCCCGGTCAGCAACCTGCCCCTGTGGCCGATGTGGCTGGGGGTTTCCGGCCTGATCGTTCTCGCCACCCTGGTGCTCGCCGGCCGGCCGGCCTCCATCCGCGCCGCCCTGGTGCTGCCACTGCTGGCCGCGCTGGGCGCCGCCTGCATCGGCCTCTGGGGCGAAATGGCGCGGGTCACCAGCCGCTTCGTCGGCGAATGGGCCTGGGCGGCCTTCCTGGTCGGCCTCAATCTGGTCGTCCTGGCCCATGGCGCCCTGGCCCTGTCCGCCCGCGATGGCGTCCGTGGCCGTTTGTTCGGCTGGCTGGAAGCCCGTGCCGGCTGGTGGCTGGCCGCCGCCGGCTTCGCCGGTGCAGTGCTGATGCTGGCGCTGGTGTTCGATGCCCGCTACCGCAGCTTCCCCAGCGCCGCCCTGCTGCTGCCGGCGCTGGTCTACCTGTTCCGCCCGGTAGCCGCACCGCGCCGCGAAATCGCCCTGATGGCGGTGCTGGTCGGCGCCGGCATCGTGCCGCAGCTCTATGAGGAAACCCTGGGCAACGTCCAGGCCATCGGCTGGGCCGCCGTGAGCACCCTGTTGCTGGCCGCCCTCTGGCGCTGCCTGCGGGTTCGCGGCTGA
- a CDS encoding DUF2061 domain-containing protein — MLKTVTFTIMHFCIAFSVAYALTGSITVGGLVAAVEPLCNSVGFYFHEKIWKRFEKDDKPGQEIPRHAWLHHHA; from the coding sequence ATGCTCAAGACCGTGACCTTCACCATCATGCACTTCTGCATTGCCTTCAGCGTGGCGTACGCCCTGACCGGCAGCATCACCGTGGGTGGCCTGGTGGCGGCGGTTGAGCCGCTGTGCAACTCGGTGGGTTTCTACTTCCACGAGAAGATCTGGAAGCGCTTCGAGAAGGACGACAAGCCCGGCCAGGAGATCCCCAGGCACGCCTGGTTGCACCACCACGCTTGA
- a CDS encoding DUF485 domain-containing protein, producing MNDSTYKRIQENPRFQELVSKRERFAWILSAIMLGLYLAFILLIAFEPQALGTRISPDSPVTWGIPLGVGLILSAFVLTGIYVRRANGEFDRLNQEILKEVQ from the coding sequence ATGAACGACAGCACCTACAAGCGGATTCAGGAGAATCCGCGCTTCCAGGAACTGGTTTCCAAGCGAGAGCGCTTCGCCTGGATACTTTCTGCCATCATGCTCGGCCTCTATCTGGCCTTCATTCTCCTGATCGCCTTCGAGCCGCAAGCGCTCGGCACCCGCATCAGTCCTGACTCTCCCGTTACCTGGGGCATCCCGCTCGGTGTCGGTCTGATCCTGTCGGCCTTCGTGCTGACCGGTATCTACGTGCGCCGCGCCAACGGCGAATTCGATCGCCTGAACCAGGAAATCCTCAAGGAGGTCCAGTAA